In the Wyeomyia smithii strain HCP4-BCI-WySm-NY-G18 chromosome 2, ASM2978416v1, whole genome shotgun sequence genome, one interval contains:
- the LOC129721890 gene encoding stromelysin-3 isoform X1, whose amino-acid sequence MKLRSRIQWLWPSLALLAVTWTNGAAIPVQTTSQAELYLSQFGYISAKFRNPTSGNLLDKDTWEKAIMEFQSFAGLNATGELDKETMELMSLPRCGVRDKVGFGSDSRSKRYALQGSRWKVKSLTYRISKYPSRLERSEVDKEIAKAFSVWSEYTDLTFTHKKSSPVHIDIRFEVNEHGDGDPFDGPGGTLAHAYFPVYGGDAHFDDAEFWTIGKTRGTDLFQVAAHEFGHSLGLSHSDVRSALMAPFYRGYDPVFRLDSDDIEGIQALYGRKTNYDGPNRTTRRPVVREPDSVLCSSPKIDAIFNSADGSTYAFKGDSYYKFTDNAIAPGYPKKISDGWPGLPGNIDAAFTYKNGKTYFFQGTKYWRYSGRQVDGDYPKEISEGFTGIPDHLDAVLVWGGNGKIYFYKGSKFWRFDPLKRPPVKSTYPKPISNWEGLPNNIDAALQYTNGYTYFFKDDKYYRFNDRTFSVDVSDPPFPRPVAHWWYGCKNTPSTFNTLGNVKAIKNEDVEHDNVADDLILDAAETDERPAGDDYNTGKGSSSVRITVSITLILTLLGFALKA is encoded by the exons CTCTATCTGTCACAGTTCGGATACATCAGTGCGAAGTTCCGCAACCCGACTAGCGGGAACCTGCTGGACAAAGACACATGGGAGAAAGCCATTATGGAGTTCCAGAGCTTTGCCGGGCTGAACGCGACCGGTGAACTGGACAAGGAAACGATGGAACTAATGTCACTGCCACGTTGCGGAGTGCGTGATAAGGTCGGCTTCGGTTCGGATTCCCGATCGAAACGATACGCGCTGCAAGGTAGTCGCTGGAAGGTGAAATCACTAACCTACCGGATATCCAAATATCCGTCCAGACTAGAGCGAAGTGAGGTGGATAAGGAAATCGCCAAGGCATTCTCGGTATGGAGTGAGTACACTGATCTAACGTTCACCCATAAGAAAAGTAGTCCGGTGCACATAGATATTAGGTTCGAAGTGAACGAACACGGTGACGGTGATCCTTTCGATGGTCCGGGAGGCACCTTGGCGCATGCTTACTTTCCGGTGTACGGAGGTGATGCCCATTTCGACGATGCAGAATTTTGGACTATCGGTAAAACCCGGGGGACAGATTTATTCCAAGTAGCTGCACACGAGTTTGGTCATTCGCTTGGATTAAGTCATTCCGATGTACGGTCAGCACTGATGGCACCATTCTACCGAGGATACGATCCCGTATTTCGGTTGGATTCAGATGATATTGAG GGAATCCAAGCTCTCTACGGACGGAAAACTAACTATGACGGTCCAAACCGAACAACTCGTCGCCCGGTAGTCAGAGAACCGGACTCCGTGTTGTGCTCCTCGCCAAAGATAGATGCCATTTTCAACTCAGCCGATGGAAGCACGTATGCCTTCAAGGGAGATAGCTACTACAAGTTCACTGATAATGCAATCGCTCCCGGTTATCCCAAAAAAATCTCCGACGGTTGGCCAGGACTTCCTG GAAACATTGACGCTGCTTTCACGTACAAAAACGGCAAAACGTACTTCTTCCAGGGCACCAAATACTGGCGATACTCGGGCCGCCAAGTCGACGGAGACTATCCGAAAGAGATCAGCGAGGGATTCACCGGCATTCCGGATCATCTGGATGCTGTGCTGGTGTGGGGTGGCAACGGCAAAATCTACTTCTACAAGGGCAGTAAATTCTGGCGGTTTGATCCGCTGAAGAGGCCCCCGGTCAAGTCAACCTACCCCAAGCCGATCTCCAATTGGGAGGGACTGCCAAACAATATAGATGCAGCTCTGCAATACACCAATGGCTAtacgtacttcttcaaagacgACAAGTACTATCGGTTTAACGATAGGACTTTCTCC GTCGACGTTTCTGATCCGCCATTCCCACGGCCGGTAGCGCACTGGTGGTATGGCTGTAAAAATACCCCCTCGACGTTCAACACGCTAGGTAATGTAAAAGCTATTAAGAATGAAGACGTCGAGCATGATAATGTCGCCGATGATTTGATTTTGGATGCGG CCGAGACAGATGAGCGACCGGCCGGCGATGACTACAACACCGGTAAAGGGTCGAGTTCCGTTCGGATCACCGTCAGTATTACACTAATCCTTACCCTACTTGGATTCGCACTGAAGGCCTAG
- the LOC129721890 gene encoding matrix metalloproteinase-14 isoform X2, whose translation MKLRSRIQWLWPSLALLAVTWTNGAAIPVQTTSQAELYLSQFGYISAKFRNPTSGNLLDKDTWEKAIMEFQSFAGLNATGELDKETMELMSLPRCGVRDKVGFGSDSRSKRYALQGSRWKVKSLTYRISKYPSRLERSEVDKEIAKAFSVWSEYTDLTFTHKKSSPVHIDIRFEVNEHGDGDPFDGPGGTLAHAYFPVYGGDAHFDDAEFWTIGKTRGTDLFQVAAHEFGHSLGLSHSDVRSALMAPFYRGYDPVFRLDSDDIEGIQALYGRKTNYDGPNRTTRRPVVREPDSVLCSSPKIDAIFNSADGSTYAFKGDSYYKFTDNAIAPGYPKKISDGWPGLPGNIDAAFTYKNGKTYFFQGTKYWRYSGRQVDGDYPKEISEGFTGIPDHLDAVLVWGGNGKIYFYKGSKFWRFDPLKRPPVKSTYPKPISNWEGLPNNIDAALQYTNGYTYFFKDDKYYRFNDRTFSVDVSDPPFPRPVAHWWYGCKNTPSTFNTLAETDERPAGDDYNTGKGSSSVRITVSITLILTLLGFALKA comes from the exons CTCTATCTGTCACAGTTCGGATACATCAGTGCGAAGTTCCGCAACCCGACTAGCGGGAACCTGCTGGACAAAGACACATGGGAGAAAGCCATTATGGAGTTCCAGAGCTTTGCCGGGCTGAACGCGACCGGTGAACTGGACAAGGAAACGATGGAACTAATGTCACTGCCACGTTGCGGAGTGCGTGATAAGGTCGGCTTCGGTTCGGATTCCCGATCGAAACGATACGCGCTGCAAGGTAGTCGCTGGAAGGTGAAATCACTAACCTACCGGATATCCAAATATCCGTCCAGACTAGAGCGAAGTGAGGTGGATAAGGAAATCGCCAAGGCATTCTCGGTATGGAGTGAGTACACTGATCTAACGTTCACCCATAAGAAAAGTAGTCCGGTGCACATAGATATTAGGTTCGAAGTGAACGAACACGGTGACGGTGATCCTTTCGATGGTCCGGGAGGCACCTTGGCGCATGCTTACTTTCCGGTGTACGGAGGTGATGCCCATTTCGACGATGCAGAATTTTGGACTATCGGTAAAACCCGGGGGACAGATTTATTCCAAGTAGCTGCACACGAGTTTGGTCATTCGCTTGGATTAAGTCATTCCGATGTACGGTCAGCACTGATGGCACCATTCTACCGAGGATACGATCCCGTATTTCGGTTGGATTCAGATGATATTGAG GGAATCCAAGCTCTCTACGGACGGAAAACTAACTATGACGGTCCAAACCGAACAACTCGTCGCCCGGTAGTCAGAGAACCGGACTCCGTGTTGTGCTCCTCGCCAAAGATAGATGCCATTTTCAACTCAGCCGATGGAAGCACGTATGCCTTCAAGGGAGATAGCTACTACAAGTTCACTGATAATGCAATCGCTCCCGGTTATCCCAAAAAAATCTCCGACGGTTGGCCAGGACTTCCTG GAAACATTGACGCTGCTTTCACGTACAAAAACGGCAAAACGTACTTCTTCCAGGGCACCAAATACTGGCGATACTCGGGCCGCCAAGTCGACGGAGACTATCCGAAAGAGATCAGCGAGGGATTCACCGGCATTCCGGATCATCTGGATGCTGTGCTGGTGTGGGGTGGCAACGGCAAAATCTACTTCTACAAGGGCAGTAAATTCTGGCGGTTTGATCCGCTGAAGAGGCCCCCGGTCAAGTCAACCTACCCCAAGCCGATCTCCAATTGGGAGGGACTGCCAAACAATATAGATGCAGCTCTGCAATACACCAATGGCTAtacgtacttcttcaaagacgACAAGTACTATCGGTTTAACGATAGGACTTTCTCC GTCGACGTTTCTGATCCGCCATTCCCACGGCCGGTAGCGCACTGGTGGTATGGCTGTAAAAATACCCCCTCGACGTTCAACACGCTAG CCGAGACAGATGAGCGACCGGCCGGCGATGACTACAACACCGGTAAAGGGTCGAGTTCCGTTCGGATCACCGTCAGTATTACACTAATCCTTACCCTACTTGGATTCGCACTGAAGGCCTAG
- the LOC129721890 gene encoding matrix metalloproteinase-14 isoform X3, giving the protein MKLRSRIQWLWPSLALLAVTWTNGAAIPVQTTSQAELYLSQFGYISAKFRNPTSGNLLDKDTWEKAIMEFQSFAGLNATGELDKETMELMSLPRCGVRDKVGFGSDSRSKRYALQGSRWKVKSLTYRISKYPSRLERSEVDKEIAKAFSVWSEYTDLTFTHKKSSPVHIDIRFEVNEHGDGDPFDGPGGTLAHAYFPVYGGDAHFDDAEFWTIGKTRGTDLFQVAAHEFGHSLGLSHSDVRSALMAPFYRGYDPVFRLDSDDIEGIQALYGRKTNYDGPNRTTRRPVVREPDSVLCSSPKIDAIFNSADGSTYAFKGDSYYKFTDNAIAPGYPKKISDGWPGLPGNIDAAFTYKNGKTYFFQGTKYWRYSGRQVDGDYPKEISEGFTGIPDHLDAVLVWGGNGKIYFYKGSKFWRFDPLKRPPVKSTYPKPISNWEGLPNNIDAALQYTNGYTYFFKDDKYYRFNDRTFSVDVSDPPFPRPVAHWWYGCKNTPSTFNTLGNVKAIKNEDVEHDNVADDLILDAA; this is encoded by the exons CTCTATCTGTCACAGTTCGGATACATCAGTGCGAAGTTCCGCAACCCGACTAGCGGGAACCTGCTGGACAAAGACACATGGGAGAAAGCCATTATGGAGTTCCAGAGCTTTGCCGGGCTGAACGCGACCGGTGAACTGGACAAGGAAACGATGGAACTAATGTCACTGCCACGTTGCGGAGTGCGTGATAAGGTCGGCTTCGGTTCGGATTCCCGATCGAAACGATACGCGCTGCAAGGTAGTCGCTGGAAGGTGAAATCACTAACCTACCGGATATCCAAATATCCGTCCAGACTAGAGCGAAGTGAGGTGGATAAGGAAATCGCCAAGGCATTCTCGGTATGGAGTGAGTACACTGATCTAACGTTCACCCATAAGAAAAGTAGTCCGGTGCACATAGATATTAGGTTCGAAGTGAACGAACACGGTGACGGTGATCCTTTCGATGGTCCGGGAGGCACCTTGGCGCATGCTTACTTTCCGGTGTACGGAGGTGATGCCCATTTCGACGATGCAGAATTTTGGACTATCGGTAAAACCCGGGGGACAGATTTATTCCAAGTAGCTGCACACGAGTTTGGTCATTCGCTTGGATTAAGTCATTCCGATGTACGGTCAGCACTGATGGCACCATTCTACCGAGGATACGATCCCGTATTTCGGTTGGATTCAGATGATATTGAG GGAATCCAAGCTCTCTACGGACGGAAAACTAACTATGACGGTCCAAACCGAACAACTCGTCGCCCGGTAGTCAGAGAACCGGACTCCGTGTTGTGCTCCTCGCCAAAGATAGATGCCATTTTCAACTCAGCCGATGGAAGCACGTATGCCTTCAAGGGAGATAGCTACTACAAGTTCACTGATAATGCAATCGCTCCCGGTTATCCCAAAAAAATCTCCGACGGTTGGCCAGGACTTCCTG GAAACATTGACGCTGCTTTCACGTACAAAAACGGCAAAACGTACTTCTTCCAGGGCACCAAATACTGGCGATACTCGGGCCGCCAAGTCGACGGAGACTATCCGAAAGAGATCAGCGAGGGATTCACCGGCATTCCGGATCATCTGGATGCTGTGCTGGTGTGGGGTGGCAACGGCAAAATCTACTTCTACAAGGGCAGTAAATTCTGGCGGTTTGATCCGCTGAAGAGGCCCCCGGTCAAGTCAACCTACCCCAAGCCGATCTCCAATTGGGAGGGACTGCCAAACAATATAGATGCAGCTCTGCAATACACCAATGGCTAtacgtacttcttcaaagacgACAAGTACTATCGGTTTAACGATAGGACTTTCTCC GTCGACGTTTCTGATCCGCCATTCCCACGGCCGGTAGCGCACTGGTGGTATGGCTGTAAAAATACCCCCTCGACGTTCAACACGCTAGGTAATGTAAAAGCTATTAAGAATGAAGACGTCGAGCATGATAATGTCGCCGATGATTTGATTTTGGATGCGG CATGA
- the LOC129721890 gene encoding matrilysin isoform X4 gives MKLRSRIQWLWPSLALLAVTWTNGAAIPVQTTSQAELYLSQFGYISAKFRNPTSGNLLDKDTWEKAIMEFQSFAGLNATGELDKETMELMSLPRCGVRDKVGFGSDSRSKRYALQGSRWKVKSLTYRISKYPSRLERSEVDKEIAKAFSVWSEYTDLTFTHKKSSPVHIDIRFEVNEHGDGDPFDGPGGTLAHAYFPVYGGDAHFDDAEFWTIGKTRGTDLFQVAAHEFGHSLGLSHSDVRSALMAPFYRGYDPVFRLDSDDIEGIQALYGRKTNYDGPNRTTRRPVVREPDSVLCSSPKIDAIFNSADGSTYAFKGDSYYKFTDNAIAPGYPKKISDGWPGLPGNIDAAFTYKNGKTYFFQGTKYWRYSGRQVDGDYPKEISEGFTGIPDHLDAVLVWGGNGKIYFYKGSKFWRFDPLKRPPVKSTYPKPISNWEGLPNNIDAALQYTNGYTYFFKDDKYYRFNDRTFSVDVSDPPFPRPVAHWWYGCKNTPSTFNTLA, from the exons CTCTATCTGTCACAGTTCGGATACATCAGTGCGAAGTTCCGCAACCCGACTAGCGGGAACCTGCTGGACAAAGACACATGGGAGAAAGCCATTATGGAGTTCCAGAGCTTTGCCGGGCTGAACGCGACCGGTGAACTGGACAAGGAAACGATGGAACTAATGTCACTGCCACGTTGCGGAGTGCGTGATAAGGTCGGCTTCGGTTCGGATTCCCGATCGAAACGATACGCGCTGCAAGGTAGTCGCTGGAAGGTGAAATCACTAACCTACCGGATATCCAAATATCCGTCCAGACTAGAGCGAAGTGAGGTGGATAAGGAAATCGCCAAGGCATTCTCGGTATGGAGTGAGTACACTGATCTAACGTTCACCCATAAGAAAAGTAGTCCGGTGCACATAGATATTAGGTTCGAAGTGAACGAACACGGTGACGGTGATCCTTTCGATGGTCCGGGAGGCACCTTGGCGCATGCTTACTTTCCGGTGTACGGAGGTGATGCCCATTTCGACGATGCAGAATTTTGGACTATCGGTAAAACCCGGGGGACAGATTTATTCCAAGTAGCTGCACACGAGTTTGGTCATTCGCTTGGATTAAGTCATTCCGATGTACGGTCAGCACTGATGGCACCATTCTACCGAGGATACGATCCCGTATTTCGGTTGGATTCAGATGATATTGAG GGAATCCAAGCTCTCTACGGACGGAAAACTAACTATGACGGTCCAAACCGAACAACTCGTCGCCCGGTAGTCAGAGAACCGGACTCCGTGTTGTGCTCCTCGCCAAAGATAGATGCCATTTTCAACTCAGCCGATGGAAGCACGTATGCCTTCAAGGGAGATAGCTACTACAAGTTCACTGATAATGCAATCGCTCCCGGTTATCCCAAAAAAATCTCCGACGGTTGGCCAGGACTTCCTG GAAACATTGACGCTGCTTTCACGTACAAAAACGGCAAAACGTACTTCTTCCAGGGCACCAAATACTGGCGATACTCGGGCCGCCAAGTCGACGGAGACTATCCGAAAGAGATCAGCGAGGGATTCACCGGCATTCCGGATCATCTGGATGCTGTGCTGGTGTGGGGTGGCAACGGCAAAATCTACTTCTACAAGGGCAGTAAATTCTGGCGGTTTGATCCGCTGAAGAGGCCCCCGGTCAAGTCAACCTACCCCAAGCCGATCTCCAATTGGGAGGGACTGCCAAACAATATAGATGCAGCTCTGCAATACACCAATGGCTAtacgtacttcttcaaagacgACAAGTACTATCGGTTTAACGATAGGACTTTCTCC GTCGACGTTTCTGATCCGCCATTCCCACGGCCGGTAGCGCACTGGTGGTATGGCTGTAAAAATACCCCCTCGACGTTCAACACGCTAG CATGA